A single region of the Malus sylvestris chromosome 8, drMalSylv7.2, whole genome shotgun sequence genome encodes:
- the LOC126631088 gene encoding uncharacterized protein LOC126631088 — MSPTEWWIMYGTDAPTVRKLAIKVLSQTASSSACERNWSTFALIHTKQRNKLAHSSLEKLVYCYYNMKLQIRDKEAEIDHVDRGDPLDVFDIVGEDDDTEGNQLFQWIRPLHLDDDEGNPAPRVAEEARNEGINVERVLEEEVGSSSADSFEELLHPTPSNTGIPPFSNPTQPQHRADTNDSSSTRSGDSPTTGGGNDEGHSGAGGSGAGGSGGGYGNYYGPPPPGYMSPFTGEANFTHATQDDDHGSRRAGPGIGAIGKDYTRRERGKGILSSQEDDSLSRTSDSVGLGSTNYGFTHNQPFPYPSYPIPVGMESSDSWNQSQPQSSNDFSYGQPQPISDPYGWHINNYMQNYFGDLSFDNYSSQYTHSTHRDDEDSDKFEPHRNSMWY, encoded by the exons atgtctccta ctgaatggtggatcatgtatgggaccgatgcaccaactgtgagaaagttagcaataaaagtattatcacaaacagcttcctcatctgcttgtgaaagaaattggagcacatttgcactcatccacacaaagcaaagaaataagttggctcatagtagcttggaaaaattagtttattgctactacaacatgaagcttcaaattcgagataaggaagcagaaatcgatcatgtcgaccgtggtgacccactagacgtgtttgatattgttggtgaagatgatgatacggagggtaaccaactttttcaatggattagacctcttcatttagatgatgatgaaggcaacccagctcccagagttgctgaagaagcacgtaatgaagggataaatgtagaaagagtattagaggaggaggtgggatctagcagcgctgactctttcgAAGAACTTTTGCACCCAACACCAagcaacactggaattccacctttttctaatcctacacaaccacaacatcgtgctgatactaatgatagctctagtacaagatcaggagactcacctaccaccggaggtgggaatgatgaaggacatagtggagctggaggtagtggagctggaggtagtggtggtggatatggaaactattatggaccaccacctcccggatatatgagccccttcactggtgaggcaaacttcacgcatgcaacccaggatgatgaccatggcagtaggcgggcaggaccaggaattggtgccatagggaaggactatactcgcagagaaagaggcaaagggattttgtcaagtcaagaagatgactcgttatctagaacttcagactctgttggattgggaagtaCTAACTATGGTtttactcataaccaaccatttccctacccttcatatcccattcctgttgggatggaatcgagcgactcatggaatcaatcccagcctcaatcttcaaatgatttttcttatggacaacctcaaccaatctcggatccatatgggtggcatattaacaattacatgcaaaactattttggggatttatcatttgataactactcttcacaatacactcattctacacatagagatgatgaagatagtgacaaatttgaacctcataggaactctatgtggtactaa